Proteins encoded within one genomic window of Pectobacterium araliae:
- a CDS encoding winged helix-turn-helix transcriptional regulator: MSIDFVKHAEVQRKLSSTTQDPRVEALVNEVIGRVADKWTMLILEVLAENGELRFTQLAKKVVGISQKMLTQTLREMEREGLVIRTVHPVIPPKVEYRLTDLGLGLGAAFCGVWVWAEQNLETIEQARATYDLQAKSN, translated from the coding sequence ATGAGCATCGACTTCGTTAAACACGCAGAAGTCCAGAGAAAGCTTTCATCAACGACACAGGACCCACGCGTAGAAGCATTGGTTAATGAAGTGATCGGCCGAGTTGCGGACAAATGGACAATGTTGATCCTTGAGGTTTTGGCTGAAAACGGAGAATTACGCTTCACACAATTGGCAAAGAAAGTGGTCGGGATCAGCCAGAAAATGCTGACGCAAACTCTGCGCGAGATGGAACGCGAAGGGCTGGTAATCCGCACCGTACATCCCGTCATTCCCCCAAAAGTGGAGTACCGCCTGACGGATCTCGGTCTTGGGCTTGGAGCGGCGTTCTGTGGCGTGTGGGTCTGGGCTGAGCAAAACCTTGAAACCATCGAGCAAGCCCGTGCCACATATGATCTGCAAGCCAAAAGCAACTAA
- a CDS encoding SDR family oxidoreductase, translating to MQTANNTILITGGGSGIGRELALRFNDLGNTVIVTGRRASLLHETIHGRENMYAFELDIDDPKAINAFAQRIVKEYPSLNVLMNNAGIMRYDDLSTGSDLCDAQAQITTNVLGPIRLTNALVDHLKSQQHAAIVNVSSGLAFVPRADAAVYSATKAAVHFYTVSLRHQLADQVEVIELVPPGIQTELTPGQSDRENYIPLNAYIDEVMTLFCQQPTPSEIVVERAQRQRQAEREGRFEQVFDLLNVQAVKQLR from the coding sequence ATGCAAACGGCAAATAACACAATACTCATTACGGGAGGCGGTTCCGGCATTGGTCGCGAGCTGGCACTGCGTTTCAACGATCTTGGCAACACGGTCATTGTGACGGGTCGACGAGCTTCTCTCCTGCATGAGACGATCCATGGACGGGAAAATATGTACGCGTTCGAATTAGATATCGACGATCCAAAGGCTATCAATGCGTTTGCACAGCGGATCGTGAAGGAATATCCATCCCTCAACGTCCTGATGAATAATGCGGGCATCATGCGTTACGACGATCTGAGTACTGGAAGCGATCTGTGCGATGCACAGGCGCAGATTACGACAAACGTGCTTGGGCCTATCCGCCTCACTAACGCCCTTGTCGATCACCTGAAGAGCCAGCAGCATGCTGCGATCGTCAATGTATCTTCCGGTCTGGCTTTCGTTCCGCGTGCTGATGCGGCGGTTTATAGCGCGACTAAGGCTGCGGTTCACTTCTACACGGTGTCATTGCGTCATCAGCTTGCGGACCAGGTAGAAGTCATCGAGCTTGTGCCACCAGGTATCCAAACTGAGCTCACGCCGGGGCAGTCGGATCGCGAAAATTATATTCCCCTGAACGCATACATCGATGAAGTTATGACTCTGTTTTGCCAGCAACCGACGCCAAGCGAGATCGTTGTGGAACGCGCTCAACGGCAACGCCAGGCTGAGCGGGAAGGGCGCTTCGAACAGGTGTTTGATTTGCTCAACGTGCAGGCAGTTAAGCAACTGCGTTAA
- a CDS encoding SDR family oxidoreductase: MSTQDFNNPIRSDETRLSRRKILTAAAIAVPAALILGSASGVAAAAQSNATTNKSALVTGSSRGIGAAIAKRLAQDGYAVTVNYLNNRELAAGVVRDIESAGGKAIFEQADVSDAKAVRRLFDKHREAFGQVDIVVANAGIQRLGAFADMSDDDYVRLIDVNMKGVFHTLREGARQVSDGGRIIALSSGTTTMRPPTYGPYAASKAAVEVFVNILAKELAGRMISVNAVAPGTTNTSLFTDGKTPEQIAGFARQTPYKRLGEPEDIANVVSILAGGRGGWINGQVVNANGGLV, from the coding sequence ATGTCTACACAAGATTTCAACAACCCCATTCGTTCTGATGAGACTCGCCTTTCCAGACGCAAGATCCTGACGGCTGCTGCTATAGCCGTGCCTGCCGCATTGATTCTTGGTTCGGCGAGTGGTGTAGCTGCCGCGGCGCAATCTAATGCTACCACTAACAAATCGGCGCTGGTGACGGGTTCATCACGAGGAATTGGCGCGGCAATTGCGAAGCGACTGGCTCAGGATGGATATGCGGTGACCGTTAATTATCTTAACAATCGTGAACTCGCGGCTGGGGTTGTGCGTGACATTGAGTCTGCGGGCGGAAAAGCTATTTTCGAGCAAGCTGATGTCAGTGACGCCAAGGCTGTGCGGCGTCTTTTTGACAAACACCGTGAAGCGTTCGGTCAGGTGGATATCGTTGTCGCGAATGCGGGAATCCAAAGGCTAGGGGCGTTCGCCGATATGAGTGACGACGACTATGTCAGGTTGATCGACGTCAACATGAAAGGTGTTTTCCACACGCTGCGTGAGGGCGCAAGGCAGGTCTCTGATGGCGGACGCATCATTGCTCTTTCATCAGGGACTACCACTATGCGCCCGCCCACTTACGGTCCATATGCTGCCAGCAAAGCAGCCGTGGAAGTGTTCGTCAACATCCTTGCGAAGGAACTGGCTGGACGGATGATTTCCGTCAATGCGGTGGCACCAGGTACCACGAATACGTCTCTTTTTACCGACGGTAAGACGCCAGAACAGATCGCGGGTTTTGCCCGGCAGACACCGTACAAACGACTTGGGGAACCGGAAGACATTGCTAACGTCGTCTCAATCCTTGCTGGAGGCCGCGGAGGCTGGATCAATGGCCAGGTGGTGAATGCCAACGGCGGTCTGGTCTAG
- a CDS encoding SDR family oxidoreductase — MSMKNDNEYAGSAGAETNLHRRKMLTAAAMAAPAMLLMGAASQGVQAAQPKPATGKVALVTGSSRGIGAATAKRLALDGFNVTVNYLTNRELAAGVVRQIEQEGGKAISVQADVSDPSAVRRLFEANNEAFGNIDVVVSNAGIMQLAPFSELSDEQFDRMMAVNVKGSFNVLREAASRVRDGGRILTLSSSITKLRSPTYGTYAASKAAQELFANILAKELEGRMISVNAIAPGLVNTTLFTDGKTPQQIAGFAQRTPHKRLAEPEDIANVISMLCSNDGGWVNGQTVFANGGII; from the coding sequence ATGAGTATGAAAAATGACAACGAATACGCCGGTAGTGCCGGAGCTGAAACCAATCTCCATCGACGTAAAATGTTGACCGCTGCCGCCATGGCTGCACCAGCAATGCTGCTAATGGGAGCTGCAAGCCAGGGAGTTCAAGCCGCACAACCCAAGCCAGCTACTGGAAAAGTAGCATTGGTTACGGGGTCGTCACGTGGGATCGGCGCAGCCACTGCCAAGCGACTGGCTTTAGATGGCTTTAATGTCACCGTCAACTATCTAACCAACCGCGAACTGGCAGCAGGCGTTGTGCGGCAGATCGAGCAGGAAGGTGGCAAGGCCATCAGCGTACAGGCCGACGTCAGTGACCCTTCAGCCGTGCGCCGCTTATTTGAAGCTAATAACGAGGCTTTTGGAAACATCGACGTCGTGGTGAGCAACGCTGGCATCATGCAGTTGGCACCGTTTTCTGAACTCTCTGACGAGCAGTTCGATCGTATGATGGCGGTTAACGTGAAGGGGAGTTTCAACGTCCTACGCGAAGCTGCCAGCCGTGTACGCGATGGCGGAAGAATTCTTACGCTGTCTTCAAGCATCACGAAATTGCGCAGCCCTACCTATGGTACATATGCTGCGTCCAAAGCTGCACAAGAGCTCTTTGCCAATATCCTTGCCAAGGAATTGGAAGGCCGTATGATTTCGGTCAATGCCATTGCTCCGGGATTAGTCAACACGACCCTCTTTACCGATGGTAAGACGCCACAGCAAATTGCTGGTTTTGCCCAGCGCACGCCGCACAAGCGATTGGCTGAACCAGAAGATATTGCCAACGTCATTTCTATGCTTTGCAGTAACGATGGCGGGTGGGTGAACGGTCAAACCGTGTTTGCCAATGGCGGCATCATCTGA
- the menF gene encoding isochorismate synthase MenF, which yields MKQLSDLLRHMQQDLREPQPERAGFRQITRSLSLSEASELLPWLATQPVYPQFYWQHRQDSEEVAVCGKVCGFRHIQDAEAFLVQQQCDPNVRIWGLNAFNQSKEEGASSPGYLFLPRAELRRQDDTLSLSINLFSETSLQQDTVEASAFINLLLPPASLPLLHAEVRSVAHQPERLEWIDLLQRALHDIKTGLMEKVVLARATTLTLTQPLQATTFMAASRAANHHCFHFMLAHDARHAFLGSSPERLYRRRGGELETEALAGTVASDRDAHKAAELADWLMKDTKNQCENMLVVDDICQRLQQSALSLDVMPPEIVRLRKVQHLRRTIHASLRTASDSACLNTLQPTAAVAGLPRQEARRFIADHEPFERGWYAGSAGYLSRQQSEFSVALRSAEVRDHVLTLYAGAGIVAGSDPEQEWQELENKAAGLRSLLDGDMS from the coding sequence GTGAAACAACTTTCCGACTTGCTGCGCCATATGCAGCAAGATTTGCGCGAGCCACAGCCTGAACGCGCAGGTTTCAGACAAATAACGCGTTCTTTAAGCCTCAGTGAGGCGTCAGAACTCTTGCCGTGGTTGGCGACTCAGCCTGTGTATCCCCAGTTCTATTGGCAGCACCGTCAGGATAGTGAAGAGGTTGCCGTTTGTGGCAAGGTGTGCGGGTTTCGTCATATTCAGGATGCTGAGGCATTCCTCGTTCAGCAACAGTGCGATCCCAATGTCCGCATCTGGGGGCTGAATGCGTTTAACCAGTCGAAAGAAGAGGGCGCGTCGTCACCTGGCTACCTGTTCTTGCCCCGTGCGGAATTGCGACGTCAGGATGATACGCTCAGCCTGAGTATTAACCTGTTCAGTGAAACGTCATTGCAACAAGATACCGTCGAAGCCTCGGCGTTTATTAACCTGCTGCTTCCACCCGCCTCATTGCCTCTTTTGCATGCGGAAGTGCGGTCTGTTGCGCATCAGCCTGAGCGCCTGGAGTGGATTGATTTGCTTCAGCGGGCGCTGCATGACATCAAAACAGGGCTAATGGAAAAAGTCGTTCTGGCGCGGGCAACCACGCTAACGCTGACACAACCACTACAGGCAACGACTTTTATGGCCGCCAGCCGTGCGGCGAATCATCACTGTTTCCATTTCATGCTGGCACACGATGCGCGTCATGCGTTTCTTGGTTCCAGCCCTGAGCGGCTTTATCGCCGACGGGGGGGCGAATTGGAAACGGAAGCCCTGGCAGGAACGGTGGCAAGCGATCGCGATGCACATAAAGCCGCTGAACTGGCCGATTGGCTGATGAAAGACACCAAGAATCAGTGCGAAAACATGCTGGTGGTGGATGATATTTGTCAGCGACTACAGCAATCCGCGCTGTCGCTGGATGTCATGCCGCCAGAAATTGTGCGTCTGCGTAAGGTGCAGCACCTGCGTCGCACTATCCATGCCTCGCTGCGCACCGCGTCCGATAGCGCGTGCCTGAATACATTACAGCCCACGGCGGCAGTAGCCGGTTTGCCGAGACAGGAAGCGCGCCGCTTTATTGCGGATCATGAACCGTTCGAGCGCGGCTGGTATGCGGGTTCTGCGGGTTACTTGTCGCGTCAGCAGTCTGAATTCAGTGTGGCACTGCGTTCGGCAGAGGTGCGAGATCATGTTTTAACGCTCTATGCCGGTGCTGGAATTGTGGCAGGTTCTGATCCAGAACAAGAATGGCAGGAATTAGAGAACAAAGCGGCTGGGCTGAGATCGCTGTTAGACGGTGATATGTCATAG